The nucleotide sequence AACCACCACAACCAGAAACCATTTTATATGATTCACGATAACGATATGAAAAAGGATTGCTACCACTGTAAGTAATAGTATCAGAATAAATAGTGATGTAACTTAAACCGTCACTTGATGAAGTTACACCGTATCCAGCAACTGATAAATACCGTTCATAATGTTGATTGTAATTAGGAATACCATTTAAGATTTCTATATTCCTTCTTGTTAAATCATTAACATACAAAATAGATATTTCGCTTTCGGCTAAACGTTTATAAACCTCAGAGGCTGAAGTCGAAGCAAAAGCCACTGTGCGATTAATTGTAGAACTACTCGCTCCCCGTTCTCTTACAGCACCATCAATAAAACTAATCCCATCCCGATAGTGAGGGATTAAAAGACCATTATTGGCAGGAATAGAATAAAAAGCAGTAGAAGAAGATAAACAATTAAATGAAAGTAACAATAGTAAAAGTAAGAAGCGCATAATAATAAACCTAAAAAAAAGGCCAGTAACTGACCTTATTTATTTATGCTGATAAAACTCCCGTATACACGCCTATAAGAAGAGCAAACGTGCCAATAGAAACAATCAACACAGTAACTAACATTACCGTCTAAGCCATGCCACAATCATCGACACACCGAAACCTAATGCAGCAATAGCAATAACACCCGCGACAACCAAAGCAACCGCAACTTGACCAGCCTCGACTGCATCAGTAATGGCTTTAGTTTCCGCAGCAGTAAGCGCAAATGCAGAGGTAGACATAAGCGAAGTTGAAGCAACAGCAGAACCAATAATTAATTTATTTCTCAAACTACTAGCTTTATTCATAATAACCCTTAGAACTTCCCTAAATACTTAATAATACGACCAAGAACATGGCCAGTTACAAATGTCACCAATATATACGTATTCAAAAAACTATATATATTGGCGTCAAATTCAATCAAATCAATTAGCGAGAGCTGACTACTAACTAATTTTTCAATTTCGTCTTTATTTAACAGTAAATATTCACATGCAGCGTCAACAACTATCACACCCTCTCGAACTGCTACACATATAGACATGGTTTAATGCAAACCTGATTTAATGCAAAAGTCACTTAATGCAAGTTCAAGTTGAATACGTCTAGTCTCACACATAACCGAAGTCTTTAAACACTTATTAGAATATTCTTGGCTATATTTATTCCTTGAAGACTTAATATAAAAATTAAATTGACGTTGCCAGAATTCAATAGCTTTTTCATAATCATCAATCTTGTTTGCAATCTCAATAGATGAAGTATTCATAAGTCCCTATCCAACTTTTGATTGTGATGATTTACTAGATTTATCTGAACCAGTACCACGCTCATGAGTAAACTCATTAGAAAATGAATCGACCGACTTAAACCCCTTAATAGCCTGAGAGAAGTTTCCTTTCTTGACGATAGAGCCTAATTGAACATCAAGATCCATTGGCAAAGTACCGCCAGCTAACATATGACCTTGTATCTCCCCCTGAATACGCTTAGATAACGTAAAATCACCATCTTCACAAAGAATTGAAATCTTAGTGACCTGCTGACCTACTTGAGTATCCTTATCAACATAATCAGTTAATATTTGTAATGACGAATACGCCATATTTGATTCGTCAATAACACCGTAACTAACATAAAAACATTGAATTCGATTAAACATAACCTACCCCTTACTAATGGTTGTTTTGTGAATATCTGAACATGTGAACCCGTTGGGGGATTCACCCTTAAACGCTTTTCTGATCCTTTCTAATTTCTGTTTTGACTCCCACAAATCGGAATTTGAAACGAGCCTAAAGTCTCCATCATCAAAGAACGCCAGAGATAAAGACTCAGATTCATTAAGGCGAACAGAGCGGCCAGCTTTAAGACCAGAGACAAATGAGGATTGAAGTCCTAATTGATCCAACTGAATTGCTAATCTACGCTCAGGTGTTAACAAGTCAGGATTTTCAAAAATGTCAGGCTCTACAAGGGCAACTAAAAACTCAGAATAAGAAAGGTTGGCGCAAGGCATTTCAGGCTCTACATAAGAGGCTGGACGCTGTTTATCAAAATCAAACTTCAACAAATGAACCAAAGGAAGCGTTTCATCTTTATGTAAGTTTTGTAATTGAAATTTACTCATTCCGACAGACATCAACATATTGCAATGACTGTAAAATGAGCTTTTACCTGTTATACCCATTGTTCTCTTCACTTTTTTGTACCCCTCAGTACATAGACGACGATAAAACCCAAAGAGACGCACAGCTTTAGCCTTTCGCAGTCTCCCCGTCTTTGTGATCGTGTCGTACTCTGTATGCAGTAATTTTTTAACTTTAGCGTCATGTATAACGGTTATTTCCTGCCCTTCAATCGCGGACAGCATATCTTTCATGGCCTCTTCCCAGATGTAGCGACAGAAAGAACCTAGCCCTTTTTCAGACTCATATGCTGAAATGAAAGAAAGGAGATCTTTAACTAAAAGTGGAATACCTAAACGCTCAAACATGCGAACACAGCAACGTGATTCAAATCTCAAGCGGTTAGTTGCAAAATTTTGTAGATCATCAGACTCAAGCTGTTCAATGACAGGATCGTAAATATTGGTACGCTCTTTTTTCTGCTTAGCCTTAAGATTCATAAGCTGATGAATTACTTCGTCTAGCTTTGAATAGATGCAAAGACTTGAAGCCCTGCCAGTATTAGAGTTTCCACGTTCACGATTAAAATAAATGGTTGTTTCGTAGTCTCCATCACGGCTTGGACGTAGATAACGATTAGAGAAGTTAGCAATTGAATCGAGAGCAGAAGCCAAACAATCACTTGTCGGGAGTTGGATACTGTAAGTTGCATCAGCGCGAAACAATACAGCTTGTTCAAAGTCCAGCATTTTGGAAAACTCAGGCAATGAGCTAGTCAAACACCTAAGAATAGTACGAACACCAAGTTCAAAACTTTCAGACCCATACACGTTATGCCCCTGAATAAGCTTAGCGGGACTGGCTTTAAGCTCGACACATGGGCAATCTCTAAACCCACCACCTTGATAGACCTTAAACGCAATGCCTGTGTAACTTGACGGGATTGAGTCCCACGGATGCATTAGATCCTGAATTTCATAAGTACCATCATCATTTCGAAGAATTGAGCGAGGAGCGACATTCAAACCAGCTTTAGCGCAATCATCCATATTTACAAATGAAACAAACTTGTCTTGGCTAAGAGTAGTCAAAACATGCTTGTCTAAAAATGGTATGCGAAGTGCTTGGAAGTCGTTCAAACTTAGAATCTCAAAATCTTAGAAAGTAAGATAATCTTAGCTCTTTAGAATCTAAGTAGCAATAAATATTATAATCTAAGAATCTAAAATTTATAGGACTTGAGATCATGCCTACAAAACATGTAGATGATGCAACTTGGCGAAAAGTTGAAAAAGAAACAGTAAAAGCAGTCGTAGCAGCTCAATCGAGCATAAGAGAGACTGAAATACTTAGATTATTAATATTAAAAGGATTGGAACACATCAAAGAAGATGACTATAAAAACTATGCGAACAGAAAAAAAAGATGAGGGCTGGTAAGACCACACTATATCTTGTGGTTTAGGGTGGTGAAAAGCGGCCTTTATGCTCATTTACATACTACATATGGTAATTGAGCAATTCCATACTTTGGACGATAAGCCACTATTAGAGATAGTGGCTTATTTAGCGATTTTAAGCCTCGAAATTTTCCTGCTGTGCGTAAGTCTTATGCTCGCCAGAAAATTGCGAGGCTCTTACCTTGTTCTGCCTACGGCCATTAAAATCCATCTGGAAGCAATAACGATCTAAAATCAAAAGAGTGTCACTAGGGCGAAGGATCACACCGCAAAAAACGCGGAAGCTTTCAGGCGTAACGCTCCGCTACCATCAAACCTACGGTTTAATAATCCCTAAAAGCAATAGA is from Shewanella sp. MTB7 and encodes:
- a CDS encoding phage/plasmid replication protein, II/X family; this translates as MNDFQALRIPFLDKHVLTTLSQDKFVSFVNMDDCAKAGLNVAPRSILRNDDGTYEIQDLMHPWDSIPSSYTGIAFKVYQGGGFRDCPCVELKASPAKLIQGHNVYGSESFELGVRTILRCLTSSLPEFSKMLDFEQAVLFRADATYSIQLPTSDCLASALDSIANFSNRYLRPSRDGDYETTIYFNRERGNSNTGRASSLCIYSKLDEVIHQLMNLKAKQKKERTNIYDPVIEQLESDDLQNFATNRLRFESRCCVRMFERLGIPLLVKDLLSFISAYESEKGLGSFCRYIWEEAMKDMLSAIEGQEITVIHDAKVKKLLHTEYDTITKTGRLRKAKAVRLFGFYRRLCTEGYKKVKRTMGITGKSSFYSHCNMLMSVGMSKFQLQNLHKDETLPLVHLLKFDFDKQRPASYVEPEMPCANLSYSEFLVALVEPDIFENPDLLTPERRLAIQLDQLGLQSSFVSGLKAGRSVRLNESESLSLAFFDDGDFRLVSNSDLWESKQKLERIRKAFKGESPNGFTCSDIHKTTISKG